In Vibrio cortegadensis, the sequence ACGTTCTGGCGTCTAAAAGATGGCGAAGACATTACTACCATCACGGATTACACCGATGATACGAAGTGGGATCAAATTGCCAAAATTCGAGAGATTCAGCCAGGTGAAATTACGGTTGAAGACGAAGAAGACGATTACCTTGATGATCCTAAAGCGGATTGGAGTAAAACCAGTCCAGGTACTAAGTCAGCAGGTGAAACCACACTAACCATTGCATGGTTACCAGGCGAAGCTCAGCAGCAGAAGTTGGTCGATGATGTGAACAATGATGTGATCACTCATTATCGCTCGAAGTATCCGAACGGTGCGGTTGATGTATTGAATGGTTACATCAACTCATTAGGTAAGGCTGTGGCCATTAAAGAAAAAATGACCCGTACTATCAAAATCAAATCGGTTGGTCAGCCTAAAACGGCTGAAGAATTATTGGCTAACCCTCCAGCGCAAGGATAGTTATGAAAACGTTCTTGAAGAAAAAGAGCATCCCATTTGAAGGGGATAATATTGAAATTACTCAGCTATCAGGTTTGGAGCGTTTTGATTTCTTGGATTATTGCTCAGATTTAGAAAAGCCAACTCAACCAAAACAGCCTGCTGAAGATGCTACCGAGCAAGAGTTCGAACAGTATTATGAAGCCATGGAAAAATGCCTTAAAAAGTGGTCTCGCGTTAATTTTATTGGTCAATCAAGACTTGTCGCCTATGGCTATCAAATCTCAGATATTGAGTTAGAAGAACGTCACCAAATGGTGATGTCATCAATGACGCCAGAGCTAGTTAAGTTATTGCACGATGAGATAGCGGTTTTTTCTGGAATTCCCCTTCCCAAAGAAGCTGAAGAGACTAGCGAACCTGATCATGCAGATGCAGAGCAATCAGAAGAGCAGTTGGAGCCAGTTGACCCAAAAGGTTAATTAGGGCTGAAAAGGCGTTCGCCATGGATCTTGCCCGAGAGTTCGGGCAAGTGTGCTGGCGCACCATGCTAGCGTCTATGAGTGGTGAGACGGTTCTTGAATGGCAAGAGCATTTCACCAAGCATGGTTTTACGCGAGATATGGATAATTGGCGGTTTGCTGTTTTATGCGCGGCTAATTGGAACGTCACTGCAATGAGCGCAGGCATTAAGTTAGACCCACCCGTGTCCTACCGTGATTGGTTGCCAAATACAGGTGAACCAGAAGAAACCCGTGAATATGATGACGAAGAGCTGATGGCCATGGGCGAATCGGCTGGAGGAATGCGCTTTGAGTGCCCAAATAGCTGATTTTAATATCCGCTTCAATGCTGATTCTGCCAAGTTTCAGAAAGATGTGGATTACGCAAAAAAAATGCTGCGCGGCTACACAAAAGAAGCTGCTGCAGCTAATGATGCCACTGCTGATTTTGATAAAAAGATGCAAGTGGCTGGTACCAATATTAAGGATATGGGTGCCAACACATTAAAAGTCACGGGGATGATAGCTGCAGGTATCGGTACATTAACCGCTGCAACTACTTACATGGTGCGTCAGAGCGCTCAGCAAGCCCGTGAGATAGAGCGAATGGCTACCGTCGCTCAAGTCTCAGTTGAACAAATTCAAGCCCTTGGTTATGCCTCCGAGCAGTACAGCATATCCGGCGATAAAATGGCTGACATCCTCAAGGATGTGAACGATAAGCTCGGTGACTTCACCTCAAAAGGTGAAGGTGAGTTTAAAGACTTCTTTGAAAATGTTGCCCCATTAGTTGGCGTGACCGCCGATGAACTTTCCCGCCTTGCAAGTCCTGAGGTACTTGTGAGAGTTAAAGAGGCGATGGACGCGGCCAACGTGCCGATGAAAGAGCAATTAACGTATTTAGAGCAGATTGCTAGTGATGCATCTGCCTTAATGCCATTGCTTGAAAATAAAGGTGAGCGACTCTATGAGCTCACTCAACGCTACGATGATCTGAATGTGGCGATGTCTAAATATGACATTCAACAATTCAAGCAGATGGATCAGCAAATTGGCGATATGGAACTGCGATTAGGCAGAGCCTTTGGCAACCTATCCAGACAAGTGAGTTATAGCCTACTCCCTGCCATGGATGATGTTAGTCAGTTTGTGGTTGATTTAACAAAGGGCGTAAAAGACTACACCAACCAAATAGAAGCGTTTGGTGCAGCCACAGCAACACTCAATGTATTCACGAACACTAGCATGCGAGAGAAGCACCGAGAAATTTTCGGTGAGATGATCGAACTGCAGGAAGAGTTGAAAGAATACGAAGGGGTTGATGTCAATGCCCTACCAAGCATAAATCCGTTTGGTAAGAGTAAAAATAGCTGGTTCAACTTACAGCGTGATCTCGGGATGAAGCGAGATGAGCTTAAGCAATTGAACGACACTATTGTTGAACAGCAAAAACGCTTTGCTAGCTCGTTTAAATTCCCCTCCTCTAGTTCAAATGATGATTCACAAGGCGGCTCAGGTGGAGGTTCTTCCTCTAAAAATACTGAGTTAGAGCGAACTCAAGCTGCAGGAGCAGCTCGCCTTTCATCACTTGATAGTCAATATGCCAGTGAGAGAGAAAAACTGCAGTTAGCGCATGAACAGCGCTTAATTGATATTGAAAACCTTCAAGTCTCAGAACAAGAATTGACTCGTCGTGGTTATGAAACCATGGATGTGCTCAAGGCTGAATATAAAGAACGTGAGGATGAGTTTTATCTAGCTGAGCAAGAAGAATTTCAACGCCGTCAAGATGAAGCCATTCAGCGTGAACTTGATGCCTTTACACGCAAGGAAGATGAGAAAACCAAAAAGGCTGAGCAGGCTGCACGCCAGAGAGCTGAAACAGAACAAAGACTAGAGCAACAAATGCTTGGCATGAAAATGCAAGTGGCTAGTCAAACTTTGGGACTGATTGAACAAACTGCCAAAGAAGGTTCTGTCATTCAAAAAGCGGCTTTTTTAGCGCAAAAAGCAATGGCTGCTGCTCAGGTTTATATCCAAGGTGAGGTTGCAGCAATGGCTGCTATGTCTTTACCTCCGATTGGACTTGGCCCTATAGCGGGTGCAGGCATGGCGGCAAGTATCAGAATGATGGCTGGCGTTAGTGCCGGCATGATCATCGGTCAAGGTATCGCAGGTATGGCCCATGATGGTATCGGTGAAATACCAGCAGAAGGTACTTGGCTTTTAAATAAAGGCGAGCGCGTTTATACCAATGATTCAGCGAGCCAACTTGACCAGATGTATAAAGCCGTCATGGCTATGTATACCCATCGCTCGGCATCGAACGACCCATCTATGCGCTTTTCTCAGCAAACAGCAGGTATGAGAACTGGCGGTAATGTCGTGAACATTTTCGGAGCGCCAGAAGGCACCAGAGTAGAAAAAGAGCAAGGTAGTGATGGTGAAGAAATCACAAATGTGTTTTTGGCTGATATGGACGCAGATGGCCCTATGTCACAAGCAATGTCTCGAACGTTTGGCATGGCCAGACAGGGGGTATAAATGGACGGAATGATTTACCCCGATTTTCTTCCTCATCCACACTTCACATCTTCTGGTATTAAACAACAATCCAATCGAATAAGAAGCGAAATGACGTCAGGCCGAACTCGGCAAAGGCGTCGATTCCTTGTTGTTCCTGCAGAGCAAACATTGGAATGGCGTTTACCTAATGAGCAAGCCGCAGCTTTTTTGGGATGGGTAGAACATGCTCTTCTAGGCGGAATTAAGTGGTTTCGGTTGAATCAGCGTACCGAGTTGGGTGTTGTTCCAGTTGATATACGAATGATTCAACACCCCCTTGAAAATGCTAAGAAAAAGGGTGGTCGATTTCTTTATTCAGTGAAGTGTGAGATCAGACAATACCCAATTCAGAGTGAAGAGACCACAGTTGGACAAATCCTTGCACCATACACATTAGATGAGTTCGTTGATGGCGCTGAAATGAATCGTTATTACACGGAGAGCTGGAAATAATGAACAGCAACAACTTTTTTCAGCTAGTGGCTGATTTTCAAAAGAATATTGATTGGTTAAACCAAGTTCTGAAAGGTGATTATGGCATTATTAATATTGATGGGGTTTCTAAGCCAACGATCACTAAAGCCATTGATGACGCCTATGCAGGTATTGCGGCCATGGTCCAGGGTCGTGCTGCCTATAAGACAAAAGCTGATTTACCCGCCAGCCCCCCATCGGGAGTGGCATTAGCTCAAGTCTGGAATGATCCGGTACAAGATCAAAACGGCTTGTATGGTTGGGATGGTGCTAAATGGGTTAAGTCGCAGTATGACAATATCGATCAGCTTGAAAGGGAAGTGGATATTTTATCTTCTCGACTCGATAGCATTTCGTTTAAAGAGGTAGAGCACGGCGATAAATTACAGTCTGGTTTTTATATTAGCAAAACTGACGGTAATGAAGTTACATATACCGGATGGTTGGCCACACCATACATCCCAGTCACACCAGAAACCATAGTCAAACGAGAATCGGATACTGTTGTTGATGATAGTAGTGGCGCGGCGAATTTGGCATTTTATGACGATAAGCAAAGCTATCTAGGATACTTTAATACGAGCTCCAATGAATATTCATTAGTTGTTTCAAGCCTGTTTAGTGGAGCTAGATTCATAAGAGCGTCGTCACCATCTTATGCCACATTATCGCTTACTACGTCTTCACAGCTTGAAGCTGCATCTATAGAAGGGCTAATAGAGTTAATCGATGATATTGATGAAGTGGTCGACCGTGGAAAGAGCACCGAAGAAAAGGACTTTTTCTTAGAAGATGGCGTGGAAAATGGGTTTATCGATACGCTGGGGAATTTTGTACCAGCGGAAACATGGCGTACCACAGCACCAATTGCTGTAATGCCTGGTGATGTATTTACTCGGCAAGGTTATACCTCTGATGTTATAAGCCCTGTAGCCTTATACGGTGAAGACGGTGGCTTTCAGGGCCGCTTAGGGTCAACCGGTGGCGGCGTGGTAGTTGATGTTATTCAAATACCAGAAGGGACTAAATTTGTAAGGGCGTCAGCGGCTGAAACGTATGATTATAGTTTTGTTGGCGCGCCGACAGGGGCGGCATCAAAACTTAAACCAGAGGCATTAGCCGGATATGTAACGGTTAGGTCGATAGTCGACAAAGCGTTTAGTTATGTTGAAAATTTTGATTATTTTAGCCGTGGTGTACCTGGGTATATTGATGTATCAGGGCGATTTGTTCCGGCTGCTAACTGGATAGCAACAGAATATATTCCAGTTTCTGTTGGTGACGTTTTTACATACCAGGGCACTGGTTCATCGGTGGTTTTAGAGGTTGCGGCCTATGATGAGCAAAGTAATTATCTAAGGGCTATCTATGACAAAACCAACACACAGGCTCCTATTGATATTCTGATAGAAGATGATGATATTGCGTTCATTCGATCTTCGGCTAGAAATCTACCGGAAGATCAGGCTACGTTTAGTGGCCTTTTACTTGAAAGTAATGATAAAAAAGAGCCACTGATAATTGATAGTTTTTCGCCTAAACAGGCGTATATAACTGGCAATGAATCATTGTATCTATATTCACGAGGTATTGTTCCTGATCATAAGTATCAATTAGCTTGGAACTTTTCAGAGTCAAATGAAAAACTAGCCGTTTTATCTGGTTCTACGCCAGGAACCCAAGAAGTAAAATTATCGACTTTAATTGAAGGTAAGCGAAATATTATTACTGAACTTTCAGTGGTTCGTTCTGGTGCTCCTGTTAACCCATCAGAGTACAGAAATTTTGTTTGCATTGGTGATAGCCTGACATTAGGGGTATCAAATACCGGAATTAGTGGGGCGTATCCTAACGAGTTGTCTCGACGACTAAATGGTATTGGCACTGCACTGTTGTCCGGTGAAAACTCTCCGCCAGCAGGGACGTTGGATAATATTCGTTTTCTTGGCACATTAGGCGATCAGCCAGTTAAGCATGAGGGTCGCGGAGGGTGGACAGCCAGTAATTACCTAAATCTGGATAACGCATTAAGGGACCCTATTTCTGGTGAACTTGATTTTAATTATTGGGCGACCAATAACGGATTCGATCACAACTCGTTACCAGGTGGTGTTTTGCCAGATGGTAGCAATATTACTTGCATCATCTTGTTAGGCTGGAATGATGTTTATCGAAGTACACCGAGTGAGTCATATAAAAATCTGGTAAAAATGATTAATTCATTTAAAGGGAATAGCCCAAATGCTGATTTTATCGTTGTTGGCTTGAACCCAGGCCCAGTTGATAACCAGAAAGCTTTTTCAGGTGATCGTTATGTGTCTCAGATGGAAATATGGAATGACGCCGTATTTAAGTTTGGTAATGAATATAAAAAAGTGGAATCAGAATTAGAACGGTGTGAGTTTTTACAGCTGTCACATGTTTTTAATACTGATATTGGTTACAAAAAGATAGAGCGCCGCATTAGTTCAAGAAGTAGTGAAAAAATGGTAGCGGCTTCGGATCATGTGCATCCTAATGCTACCGGATACGCAATGATAGCGGATGCGATTTACCACAAAATTGTGCATGACTATTGTCAGGGGGCGTAATGAAATCAATAGAGGTTTATTACGCCTCTGCTCCTGCCTATGAAATTCCAATACACACTCTCGAAATCAAAAATGAAAAAGCCTATCAGCGCGGCGATGCTGATTCAGTCATTCGCCTAGCTGACGGGTTTTATTCTGTTCGAGAAGATGGTGAGGAAGGAATAGAGCTGGGGCTTGAAGATGGCAGTAATGCTTTCTTTCGAGCCTCGGCTTTTGGCTTATCTCTTCCTGCTAAAAGCGTGAAAGGTAAGCAAAGTCTTCAATTCCAAATTGATAATGTGACGGGCGAGGCCCGTCATTTTATTGATAAGGCAATGGAGGACGGGAGCAAGGTAATCATTACTTACCGAGTTTATCTATCCACTAATCTTCAATCACCTGCGCAGCCGCCTCTTGTGCTTACGTGCGTTTCGGAGAAAGACAACATTCAAACGGTGAGCGTTGTTGCCTCATTTCATGATCTAGTTAATAGAGCTTGGCCAAAACGCCGTTACACACCAGCTGTTGCTCGCGGTCTTAAATATCAAGGTTCCTAATGACACTTAATGATTTGATGAATGTGCCATATTGCGACCACGGTCGCGATGGTGCAGGGCTAGATTGTTGGGGGTTTGTTCGCTTAGTCCGTCACTACCATCACGAACTCCCGATGCTGGCTAGCTTTGGTTCTGTCTCACCGGATGATAAATCAGGCATGACGGATGGTTATGATCAGGTGGTTACTGGTTTTTGTAAAACAGAACCAATAGATGGCGCGATAGCTTGTCATTTCATTGGAGAAACCTTGGTTCATGTTGGTGTTGTCATCAATGAAAACGGTCTAAAAGTCGCACATACAGGGCGAAAATTGAGAAAGCCACGTTTAGTGAGACTTTCTGAGTTTGAGCGAATGGCGTTAATTACGAGGTATTACATAGAACATGACTATATTGGTGGTTTACCCAAATAAGTTAGATTTATCTAAGCGAGAGTTCTGCCCCGTAGTACCTGGTCAGACGCTTAATGCTTGGATGTCTGCAAACATTAAAGGTTATTACGTTTCAGGAACGCCGCCTTTTTCTTATCGAGTTAATGGCTCTCAGTTAACATCATTAGATTGGTCTGAGTATGTTTGGCAAGATGGTGACTTAATAGAGCTCTACGCTGAGCCAAAGGATCCAGTCACCGCAATTATGGCGGTTGTTGCTGTGGTATCGGCAGGCATGGCCATTTACGCCATGAATCAAATACCAGACACCTTTCAGAAAACCACACCGGAAGGCAGTCCGATTTATGATGCGAATGCTCAGGGGAACCAACCTCGTTTAATGGGGATCATTCCTGAGCTTTTTGGTCGTCATAAAACGTACCCTGATATTATCAGTGAGCCTCATTGGTATTTTGCTGAGGATGATGAGTTCCTGTTGCTAATGACCTCTGTAAGTGTTGGTGATATAGAGCTTAATGGTGACAATATTATTATTGGTGATACGCCAGTTTCAAAATATGGTGTAGATATCGACTATCAGATCTTTCCACCTGGTGCCGACGTCACCTCTCACCCAAGCTATCAAAACATCTACACATCACGAGAAGTTGGTGCAACTGCGTCGACTTCCGGCATCGAACTAAAAGGTGCCGTGAATTCTATCGAACCCAATACCACTCGAATAGCCCAAAATACAATGACGCTCTTGAGTGAAATTGATGGCTTTTTATCGGAGTACTGGCCTGTTGAATGGGAAGCGGGGCATGTCATAACCGTGGCAGGTTCGCTTGGTTCGCGTGATGTTTCTGAAAGTCACGGTTACGGTGGTTGGCGAGCTGAGGCTACATCAGACATATTAAATTTTTGGTCACAAGATTCTGATCTTCATAATTGTAAACGTGGAGATTATGTTCAGTATCCTATTTCCTATTATGAGCCATCCAATGGGCCTACCCAGATTGAATATGCGACTGGCATGATTGATGCCAAATTCACTGGAATTCAAAATGGTATGGAGTTTTATGCCGTTCGCGTTATCGATGCCAATGGTAATATCTTACCTGTTAGTACTGTCCCTTCTGATGCTCGCCACTTACCTATCAAGTTCTCTGGTAAGGATGATGGACGCTTTGTTATTAAGAGCAAAACAAGCACTAAAGCAACATTGAAGCGTTTGTACCCCGCAGGTGGCACTGAACAATCTTGGTGGAACTCTTTCTCATCACAAGGTGATAATGTCGATTGGCGAATCACTGCTGAGAACGCTTTACCAGGTGAGCCAGCCGGCCCGTTCTACGCTTGTCCTCAGTCAGAGATAACTGATCAAATTTATATTGATTTGAAGTTTCCTGATGGTATTGGGTACATGAACGACAATGGCTCTATTTCTAGCAGAGAATTGCGAGTCATGATCGAATGGCGCGGCGAGGGGGAAGTAACTTGGAACCAGCAAGAGTTTAAACGCTCTGGCGCCACTCGTGATCAGATGGGGAATACCATCCATATCAACTTAGGGCGCAAGGTTAGACCAGAAGTGCGTGTTTACCGTATCACTGGGGATAGCACTGATAGCCGAGCATTTGACCGGATAGAGTTTAAACGCCTTAAATCGAGACTAGAGGCTAATACTAAATACGACGACTTCACCACCATGGCCGTTCGTATTCGTGGTAGTAATACCTTGTCACGCAGTGCTGAAAACAAGCTTGGTGTTATCCCTGTTCGTAAGCTGCAAATTCCTGATGGAGTTGGTGGTTGGACTACAGAAACGTATGCAACTCGGGATATTGCGCCAGCTGTTCGATACATCATCACTGATAGTGGGTTAACCGATGTTCAGATAGGCCACCATGAGCTTTTACGACTACATGAAGTATGGAAAGCTCGTGGCGATACTTTCGATGCAGTATTTACCGATGACAGCACACTGTTTGATGTGCTCAAAAAGGTGCTTGCTGTTGGTTATGCAGAGCCAACTTTGAACTATGGTCAAATCGTGCCGGTTCGGGATGAACCTCGCAGTGTATTTGATTATCAGTACCAACCTGACAACATGCTTGGTAAAGGTTTAGAGCGTTCTGGTAAGTTCATTGATGAAGAAGAACCTGATGGTATTGAAGTCGAGTATTTTTCGACTGAAACATGGAAGCCGGAAACGGTGCTTTGTTTGCTGCCAGGTGATTTAGGTTTGAAGCCTGAAAAAGTTCGTGCTTTCGGTGTAACGGATGAAACGAAGGCTTGGCGGTTCGGTATGCGTATTCGTCGAAAGAAGCGTTACCGCCGTTTTCAATACTCATTTCAAACTGAGATGGATGCGTTTAACTCCAATTACCTTGATTTTGTAGCACTGGCTGATGATGTACCAGGTTATGCTCAAAGTGGTCGATTGGAGGAGTATTCTTATCAGAATGGGCGGACAACGTTAACGTTTGATGCTCCGTTGGAGTGGGGTGAAGGTGTTCACCATGTAGCGTTAAGGAAGCCGAATGGTAAAACATCTGGGCCTTACGTTTGCGACCGTGGCCCCAATCCGTTTCAGCTAGTAATTTATAGCAATCTTGATTTTGCACCTGACCTTTCTGGATCCATTGAACCGCCATTGTGGTTGTTTGGTGCAGCTGATAGTTGGTGTTATCCATCCTTGATTGATGACGTCACCCCACAAGGCACTGAAAAGTGTAGTGTGAAAGCAGTGAATTATGACGTGAGGGTGTATCAGGACGATGATAATGAGCCAGACGAAAATGGTTACCCTAAAGTGGCTTAGGTTGACTTATTTACTGATATTCATTGACAAAGTTGTCTCATCACGGTTTATTCACCCTATCTCATAGGGGGAATAAATGAACTTAATACCTAAATCAGCGATGACGTCATTCATTCTAACGTTCCTGTTCGGGCCGTTGGGGTTGTTTTACTCATCACCTCTTTGGGCGGTTCTTTTGTCAATTGCGTTTTACTTCACCCTTCCAACAATCCTTGTGCCAATTGGCATTTGGTTGTTGTCGTGGGGGATTGGTCACTATTGTGTCTGTACTCACAATGAGAACATTGAAGCTATTAAGCAGTTGGCAAAAGATAACCAGTAAATCAAACCCCTAGCCGAAACTAGGGGTTTTCTTTTGGTTCGTTGCTTATGAAGGCGTGCCACGATGTAGTCAGAAGTGACATCATAGAAAAGCAACATGCCACACGACCTCAGACAATTGCGGTTTGTGTGGAGTCCTTTCCGTATACTCTCCTTTTTAACTCATCTACAGCTTTTAGTAGCGTAACGCTGCAACTTATGCTCATTTCCTCCGTAATAACCACACCAGGCTCAGCCGCTGCAGCCATCATTTCTAAGTCTCCGATAATTTTTTTTATTTCTAAATTTTTCATACAACCTAAGTCCAACTAACATTAATTTATGCATTTTGCATTTGCATATTCAGAATACACGAATTCTGAAATGCGCAAGGGGTGTCTCTTCTACACGTAACACTATGATTACTTGGGACATGCTCTTATGGCACGTTTGTTGGTATGGATAATAACAATAAAAAAAATATTGCAATTGATCACATAAGCAGATTAATGACAACCACGTCAATAGTGACTGATTTGCAGTAAATACCTATCAATAGTGACGTGTAGTTTTATGAAAAAAGCAGACCCGATTGTCCATGTTTTAAGGCGATACCGTGAAAATCAGGGAATTTCGCAAGATAGAATGTCAGGATTGACAGGCATTAGCGTAAGCACCATTCAAAGAATTGAGAATGGTCGAACTGATATGAAGCTGAGTCATTACAGGAGTTATCTTAATGCGCTCGGCATGTCTGATATGGATGTATCAATCGCGCTTTTCTCTCACGAGTTCGTGACTGAAAAAGAAGTTGCGGCAGTTTCTCGTAAATTGCCCTTTCGATTTCGAAGGATTGTGATCGCCTTTCTTAATGAATTAGCTGATGCACTAAAGCATTAACGGCACCACTTAATGGTGCCGTTCTTGTTTGCGATTGTGTGAACTTTTAATCAGACCTTACTGATATAAAGACTGCAGGCATCATCTAAAACATCTAAGGTTTGCGGTGGGTAAGATACTGTAGCCAAGTTCAAGCAGGCCACTGTATCGTCATCATAAGCAAAAAAGCTAACATGCGTTTCACCATCTAAAATCACCTTGTTTGCTTTACTGAAGAAAAAGGTCATCACTTGTTTTTCATCATGATAAACAAACCCTTGGAAGTAGTCAGGACTACCATTTCTTTTTAGTACAAGTTTAACCACGTTTTATTCCTTTTAGTTTGATTGGTTAGTGGCGAGCTAGTTCTTGATAGCAAGCTTTTGCAACAGCTTCACCCATGAAGTCCCCTTGGCCCTCCAGCCACTCAAGTACTAAATGAGCAGGCATAGTGAGTAGTTCTTGTAGAGAGGCACTACGAATTTTGTTATAGTCCTTTTTAGACATGATCGTCTCCTGGCGGTTTTGGTTGTGTCTTAAACCCCGATTGCAGTCGGGGTTTTGTTTTATTTGATGACTGTAAAAGCGGTTTCAAGTCCTGGGAACCTATCGCAGCCATAAGTGCGGAAACGCTCTCTTTGTATGGTTGGCACTTCTAATTTCTGCAGGCATCGTGTGACAACGCCATCAGAACTCTTTTCAGACTCTAAAATTCCAACCTGCCTTTCATCAGGGAATAACCACATACATGGGTTTACCCACATTGGTGCGGCATCTGGCATGCTTGCTGGTATTCGCCTTTCCCAGCCACCAAGGCTGTCAGACATTCCATGCCAGTAACATACATCTGTGCTGATAGCATCGTGATCTTCATCTAACACAATTATCTTGGTGGTGTGCTCAACCATTTGGCTACTTTCGCCCCAATAATCCAACTCCCACTCACAGGTAACAGTTAACTCAGGAATATGAGCGCGTGTTTCAACTAATAATCCGAAAAGCTGTTTACGACTTGATTTAGGACCACCGCAAAAGTAGTGCTTGTTAGGCCAAGGATTTCCGGTTTTGAGTTGATCGCCACCAATAAGCACTAGGTCTAGTTCAGGAATGCTAACTTGTTTTAATGAGCACTTTCCTACGAATCCCACTTCCAGCGGTCGGTAAATTTTTGGCGTTATATGAATAAGCATGTTGTTCTCCTGGCGTATTGTTAGCAGTTATCCAACGCTTCTTTTGATAGCGTCTGTGAAATGAAGTCCTCGATAGCTTTCAGAGAGTCATCTGAAACTTTTGGGATGTTGATTGTGGCATTGCCGTTCTTCAATGCGACCGTGGCCCCCATCGCCAATTCGCGTGGTTTCACTGCTTCAGGCTTCTCATTTGTTGCACCACACTTGGTAATGAACAGCTCAATGATCTCTTCTGTGGTGTGCTTACCCTTCTCAGGGATAAGCCATGAGTCACAGAAGTTAACGATCTCTTCTTGCTTCTCTTTAGTCAGGCTTTTATACACCTTATAAAGTGTTTCACCTTTACGTGCGCTGAGCTCGTTTGGTGAGGTGAAGCTGCGAATAAACGCCTTAGGCAATTGAGCTGTGTTCACGCAACGCATCATCGCTTTGCGGCTTACACCAACCGCCTCAGCCACTTCTTCTTGCGTGGCGTTATTAAGCATGCGTTCATAGCGAAGACCTTTTTCCCAGGCAGATGTATCCTTGTATTTGTTGCCCACATCGGACAGGAACTGCATCTGCTGCTCGTCTAAGTCTCCCACCCATACATAGAAAGGCTTTTTAGTTTCAAGTGCTGTAAAGCGGCGACGGCTACCGTCTGCAATCTCTATCTGGCCGCATACATCACGACCAAATGCTGGTATCTGTTGACCTTGGTCTTTGAACGTTTCAATCAAGTCACTAACAGCATGTGCATCGAGTAGGAACTGGTTGCGCTCATTGCCAAGGTAAACCATGGTGCTCAGTTCAATTTTGTCTGCAGGCACTTCCACCAGCTTGAACTTTACCTCTTTCCCCATGACTTTATGTGTCATAGTGCTGCCAGCTGCAGCTTGTGATTCCAGTTTTTGAAGTTTCTTTTTATTGCGTTTACCTGCTTCTTGAACGGAAACAGAACTAGGTTGAACTTCTACTTGAACATCGCTTTTCATGCTTCCTCCTTCCAGAATGGTTTGATTAGTTCTTCCAGCATTTCAGTAAACGTAGGCTCAAAGATATCGTTCGCACGCTTCCATGCTGCTGGGCTTGAGCGTTGTTCGTCAGCCTGTTCGTAAATTGACGCCATCCGACGTTGGCCCTTACCAACTTCATCGGTAACTCTAACCCCATTAGTCAGTGGTAAGCCTGGCCATATCTTCATTATGTCGCGTAAGTTAGCCTGGCTTGATGAGCCCACACCGCCAAGTTTGGTAGGCAGAACTCGCACCA encodes:
- a CDS encoding NlpC/P60 family protein; translated protein: MTLNDLMNVPYCDHGRDGAGLDCWGFVRLVRHYHHELPMLASFGSVSPDDKSGMTDGYDQVVTGFCKTEPIDGAIACHFIGETLVHVGVVINENGLKVAHTGRKLRKPRLVRLSEFERMALITRYYIEHDYIGGLPK
- a CDS encoding DUF1833 domain-containing protein, whose translation is MKSIEVYYASAPAYEIPIHTLEIKNEKAYQRGDADSVIRLADGFYSVREDGEEGIELGLEDGSNAFFRASAFGLSLPAKSVKGKQSLQFQIDNVTGEARHFIDKAMEDGSKVIITYRVYLSTNLQSPAQPPLVLTCVSEKDNIQTVSVVASFHDLVNRAWPKRRYTPAVARGLKYQGS
- a CDS encoding SGNH/GDSL hydrolase family protein, with the translated sequence MNSNNFFQLVADFQKNIDWLNQVLKGDYGIINIDGVSKPTITKAIDDAYAGIAAMVQGRAAYKTKADLPASPPSGVALAQVWNDPVQDQNGLYGWDGAKWVKSQYDNIDQLEREVDILSSRLDSISFKEVEHGDKLQSGFYISKTDGNEVTYTGWLATPYIPVTPETIVKRESDTVVDDSSGAANLAFYDDKQSYLGYFNTSSNEYSLVVSSLFSGARFIRASSPSYATLSLTTSSQLEAASIEGLIELIDDIDEVVDRGKSTEEKDFFLEDGVENGFIDTLGNFVPAETWRTTAPIAVMPGDVFTRQGYTSDVISPVALYGEDGGFQGRLGSTGGGVVVDVIQIPEGTKFVRASAAETYDYSFVGAPTGAASKLKPEALAGYVTVRSIVDKAFSYVENFDYFSRGVPGYIDVSGRFVPAANWIATEYIPVSVGDVFTYQGTGSSVVLEVAAYDEQSNYLRAIYDKTNTQAPIDILIEDDDIAFIRSSARNLPEDQATFSGLLLESNDKKEPLIIDSFSPKQAYITGNESLYLYSRGIVPDHKYQLAWNFSESNEKLAVLSGSTPGTQEVKLSTLIEGKRNIITELSVVRSGAPVNPSEYRNFVCIGDSLTLGVSNTGISGAYPNELSRRLNGIGTALLSGENSPPAGTLDNIRFLGTLGDQPVKHEGRGGWTASNYLNLDNALRDPISGELDFNYWATNNGFDHNSLPGGVLPDGSNITCIILLGWNDVYRSTPSESYKNLVKMINSFKGNSPNADFIVVGLNPGPVDNQKAFSGDRYVSQMEIWNDAVFKFGNEYKKVESELERCEFLQLSHVFNTDIGYKKIERRISSRSSEKMVAASDHVHPNATGYAMIADAIYHKIVHDYCQGA
- a CDS encoding phage tail assembly protein T, producing MDLAREFGQVCWRTMLASMSGETVLEWQEHFTKHGFTRDMDNWRFAVLCAANWNVTAMSAGIKLDPPVSYRDWLPNTGEPEETREYDDEELMAMGESAGGMRFECPNS
- a CDS encoding phage tail tube protein, producing MTALTTPTKGAGTTFWRLKDGEDITTITDYTDDTKWDQIAKIREIQPGEITVEDEEDDYLDDPKADWSKTSPGTKSAGETTLTIAWLPGEAQQQKLVDDVNNDVITHYRSKYPNGAVDVLNGYINSLGKAVAIKEKMTRTIKIKSVGQPKTAEELLANPPAQG